A genomic region of Gammaproteobacteria bacterium contains the following coding sequences:
- a CDS encoding tyrosine-type recombinase/integrase, with amino-acid sequence MMARTKRCRRSYGAGEWGRNRVRVFPDPKTGRYQIEWRENGRRLTRSLGHREWVRAKRQADEFAAGFAGPDLNGKAEAEPEPLTLGRLLDIYGEEVTPTKGRHTRLHDRAATAMFLKCFGEDRRPETLSQRDWDRFIQARRSGKVGPSGQPVSDRTVERDLRFLLAVLNWAARSRDEEGRLLLESNPFRGFKPPREKNPTRVVLSEREYRALLQVSRRLDWRFRVALVLAHETGHRIGAIRQLRWSDIDLNGGVVRWRAEHEKTGYEHVTPLTDEALAVLEEARRMDAGTGNAPVLPSPTDASKCAGRWLVRKWWYRAQTLAGLEPKRGRGWHSLRRKFASDLMDTPLKVLCELGGWKDATTVLRCYQRPDAGQLRTALEDRPRVRG; translated from the coding sequence ATGATGGCACGCACGAAACGATGTCGGCGCTCGTACGGCGCTGGCGAATGGGGCCGGAACCGGGTCAGGGTGTTCCCGGATCCGAAGACCGGCCGATACCAGATCGAGTGGCGCGAGAACGGGCGCAGGCTCACCCGGTCGCTGGGGCACCGCGAATGGGTGAGGGCGAAGCGGCAGGCAGACGAGTTCGCCGCCGGATTCGCTGGCCCGGACCTGAACGGCAAGGCGGAAGCCGAGCCCGAGCCGCTCACGCTGGGAAGGCTTCTTGACATTTACGGTGAGGAGGTGACGCCCACGAAGGGCAGGCACACCCGGCTGCACGACAGGGCCGCGACGGCGATGTTCCTCAAGTGTTTCGGCGAGGACCGCAGACCCGAAACACTCTCCCAGCGCGACTGGGACCGCTTCATCCAAGCGCGACGGTCGGGCAAAGTTGGTCCGAGCGGCCAGCCCGTTTCCGACCGGACGGTCGAACGGGATCTGAGATTCTTGCTCGCGGTGCTGAACTGGGCCGCACGGTCGAGAGACGAGGAGGGCAGGCTCCTCCTTGAGTCGAATCCCTTCAGAGGCTTCAAGCCGCCCAGGGAGAAGAATCCGACCCGGGTCGTGCTCTCCGAGAGGGAATACCGGGCGCTGCTCCAAGTGTCCCGGCGGCTCGATTGGCGGTTTCGTGTCGCGCTCGTGCTCGCGCACGAGACGGGGCACCGCATCGGTGCCATCCGTCAGCTTCGATGGTCGGATATCGACCTCAATGGCGGAGTCGTGCGCTGGCGCGCGGAACACGAGAAGACCGGCTACGAGCACGTCACGCCGCTGACCGACGAGGCCCTCGCTGTCTTGGAGGAGGCGCGGAGGATGGACGCCGGGACCGGTAACGCCCCGGTGCTGCCGTCGCCCACGGATGCCTCGAAGTGCGCGGGCCGTTGGCTGGTGCGTAAGTGGTGGTACAGAGCCCAGACGTTGGCGGGACTGGAGCCGAAGCGCGGGAGAGGCTGGCACTCGCTCAGACGCAAGTTTGCCAGCGACCTGATGGACACACCGCTCAAGGTGCTCTGTGAGCTTGGCGGCTGGAAGGATGCCACGACAGTGCTCAGGTGCTACCAGAGGCCGGATGCTGGACAACTCAGGACGGCACTGGAAGACCGCCCGAGGGTTCGCGGCTGA
- a CDS encoding type II toxin-antitoxin system PemK/MazF family toxin has translation MGVVTAGPRRGDVYLISLDPTRGSESRKTRPCVVVSPDELNPYLGTFMVAPMTTGGRSYAFRVPCRFREKDGYVVADQLRTVDEVRLVRRLGRLSPATMTEVLEVLQRMFAP, from the coding sequence GTGGGAGTGGTAACAGCTGGACCGCGCCGCGGCGACGTCTACCTGATCTCGCTCGACCCAACGCGAGGCTCGGAGAGCAGAAAGACGCGTCCGTGCGTGGTCGTTTCGCCGGACGAGTTGAATCCATACCTGGGAACGTTCATGGTGGCCCCGATGACGACCGGCGGTCGCTCCTATGCGTTCCGGGTCCCCTGCCGGTTCCGGGAGAAGGATGGATACGTGGTGGCCGACCAGCTCCGAACCGTGGATGAGGTCCGGCTGGTTCGTCGGCTGGGGAGACTATCTCCGGCGACGATGACCGAAGTCCTCGAGGTGCTGCAACGCATGTTCGCCCCGTAA